Genomic DNA from Vanrija pseudolonga chromosome 3, complete sequence:
AGTagtcggtgtcggcgtcacAGTGTCCGTGTCCCCATTGGTAGGGATAATTGGAATGATACCTCCGTCCGAGTTGGTAGTGAACTCTGTAGGCGTAGGGGTCGGTGTCGACTCTGAATCGGTGATCGTCGAGTCGTCAGaggcagtggtggtggccgtctGGTCTTCATCGGTCGTggttgtcggcgtcgtagtGTCCCTGTCAGGGGTCGGGATAATAGGAATAATGGCGCCGTCAGAATCAGTGGTGAACTCTGTCGGAGTGGGGGTCGGTGTCGACTCTGAATCGGTCTCCGTGGCAATTGTCGGCGTCTGGACGGGGGACGAGTCGTCCGTAGTCGTGTCTGCTCCCGTTTCGATAGGTGTGGCGGTGGTAGTCGAGCTGTCCGTGTCGAAGCCTATGGGGATTCCATAAATGCCACCAGCATCTGGCGTGCATTTTGAAGGGAAGGCCAAGCAGAAGACCAGCGGGATGAAGCCGCCTGCCAGCGGTGTGCACACTGGAGGCACGCACAGTTCCGGGAAGCACAGCGGCGGAAGGCACGGCTTTCCTCCAGGAAGACTGGTTGGCATCGGGGTTTCCACAGGGTCATACGAGGTTGGTGTCTCGGTggcggtcgtggtggtcgtttcagtggacgaggaggatgaggaagaggacgtcGAGCACCTTTTTGTACGGCTGGCACCGTCCTGTCGCTTGAAaaactgctgctgcgacgtAGTCACAACCTCGATAATGACATTGTTCCACGCATCGACATCGGGAAGACACTCTTCGGTGGCTTGGATAACGTTATCGACAATGTCTCGAAGTTTTCTTATCGTTATCTCCCTGCCATTGTTGGGATAGGCCATTTGGACGTTGTGAGCAACCACACTGATAATTAGCGCAAGTGTTGACAATCCATCACTCACGTTGGTCCAATGTTGGCGTATGAGCCCCCAGGCGACACCCAGAACACATGCTCCCCGCTCCAAAACTTATCATcgggggtggcggcgtccACGTAAGGTACAGTTAGAGTTACCATCGTATAATACTTCCCAGAGTCCTGCAGCATGCGGAAAAACCAGTCATTCTCTTCCGTCGGCTCGTCTACGGCGAAGTCAACGCCACTCGGTTTCACCCAACGCAGGGTGCGGGTGCCAGGGAAGAAGGAGTCtacgaccttgtcgaggaacATACAGTCAGCTCACATTGGGTCACTCTGCTTTCAGACTCACTTTCGTGATATCAGGCACTTCTGCATCGCAGGCCGAGTTTGGCTGCATGTGAAGCATTTGCGCCAAAAGAGTTTCCCAGGCGCCAGGCCACCTGCCAATGCAGTTAGGATCTCTGGCCCTTCTTTCCGGCACAAGGACTTACCAACCTCCgcctggcctcggcgtgtATCTCTCCTGCACAGTGGAGTAAGCGACAGTGTCTACTACGATAGGATCACTGCCGCGAGGCGAATTGAGAAGGGCTTCGGcatcgtcgttgtcgtcgagagGCTGTACGGCACCGACAATAGCCCTTTTCCCATCAGGTTTGGTGGCAAGCATTTGGCCGAAGGCGAGCATCCAACAGTTGGGCTTATTTGATTGGAGGATGTCCTCTGGCAAAGGCTGCCTCCCAGGTGGAGTCCAAAACGGCGGGCCGGAGACGGGGCACTCGGCTCTCCTCTTGATACCACCACAAGACGAGCATCGCCAATCGCCGTCCAAATTGTCGGATCCTTCGAGGCGGACACCTTGTTGGACGGTGACCTTGCCGACCTCTTCCCAAGGAACTCCATTCACTTGAATGTCCGAAGTTGCACCACAGACCTTCTGGCTTTCGATTTTGAACTCTGAGATCCGAAGTTTTGGCCTAAAGGCGCGTTGGTAGCATGTGTTGACCATGGGCGCCTGGCTGCCGAGCGACTGACAGGTGGCGGAGGAAGTGGCGATGAGCTTGGCGTTGTTCGCGTCGTAGCCTTTGGTGCTCTTGATAGCGGCTATGATGTGGTCGTGATCGTTGTCAAAGGCGGTGCTGATCCCGCGCCATCCAAACTGATCGTTGACTTCGATGCTGTCCAGGGGCTGAACACAGTTTGCCTCGCAGCATTGGAACTCGGCTCCCAACCTGAATCGAGTCTCAGGGATTGGGTCCCCGGTACTGATAAACGTGGCTCTATAGTTTGGCGTAGAACACTGGCGCTTCTCGGGCCCATTGGTGGGGTGACAGGAGAACTTGTCAAGTGTCAGTTTCACGTGCTCGTCTGTCGGTTGAGGAACGcaccaggtcgaggagcccGGCAGTGGACTGTTGGACGGCAAGCCCAAGAACCAGCAGCGCGTACAAGTACGGCTGTAGCATGATGTTGATGATGCGAGGGCAGGAGATTTGCAGATGAGTTTGGGCTCTGACAGCGGTGCGCATTGTAGCCCTTTTATACACGTTTCACAAGCCCAGGCTCGGGAGAGGATCAGCGGCTCCCCACACGAACAACAGTGACTCCCGAGGACCTCGGACCTATGATGCAGGTCCACCTAATGATGCCCGCCCTGGGACGTGGCTCACCGGGAAGGTGACCAGACTATCTCgagggacggcgaggaggggtggTTGTGTCGGGGGATGGAAGGAGAGGCAAGATAGCTTACGATATGGGTTTGACGCCGGCTCTGGAGGTGCTGACATCCCCGCACGTCACACTGCAGTCGCATCCTTGGGGAGCAGCCACTCGCACCGCACCTGGGCATGGGTTCCAGTGATGCTGCAACCGGGACGGGCAGCCACACATAATTTCGAGCTTCCGCCATGTTACCGGGTACCTTGGCATACCTTGGTGCAAGTTTGTGCCCGCCCTCGTCCAGTGGGTTTGCGACTGGTGCGTGAGACTGGAAACGTTCATGCAAGTGTCGAATCCCTAGTCGTGGGCCTTGTAACCAGACACATGAAACGCGTGAACTCAGCTGCCTTCCGTGGCCGCCGGAGCCGGGGATTGTTGTTtgggcgagggcggaggAAGGCTCACGATGGGCAATGGCCCCACACAAGCTGATCCCAACGCGCACAACGAGGCGCATGCTGTCGAAGTTGGTACGGAGTCCCATTGTGCGCCGGTGACCATCAGCCATGGAGCCGTGGTGTAGGCCATCACTGGGAACACCGATGTTCCCATCAGGTGATCTGGTTGAGGCATCTGGGAAGATTGTGAGGAAGTCGGAAGCAAAGCCTTACCCATGACTCCCACAATCAGGGATCTCGTTCCATGACGTTGATCTcccggcgcgcgtcgtcgacagccgTCGCGTAATGCGGCAACAACCGCGACAGGTGTTACGCAAGGTATGCCTTCAAGGTGCCAAGGAAGCGGTCATGAGACATGCTTGACGTGCACTCGGGGAGACGGCCAGCTGGCATTGCTTGGGGAACGACGAAACACGACGGGAGACACTGTGTCGGTAAAGTTCGCGGGTGTTGCCAGGGGAAGCAAGTAGCGTTGCTGCACAACGTCCCTCCACCTCTTCCAATGGTCACCATATCGTCGGGTTGAAGCCCGAGTTGGAGCGCGGCATTGACCGGCCAGATGCGGGAGACAGCACTGAAGGCGCCTTGACTCTCACGGCGGTTGCTTGTGCCGTGCATCCATAGCTGGGCGTCCGTAAGCGGAACTGAGTAAGGTTGTTTCAGCTTCCCCATGCATATGCGCACGGGGATCATCCAATATATGTATGCTACTTGCTTGCGACAGCATAACACTTGGCTTCAGTCACGTTCAGTGAGTCCATGCTTCAGGTGgatggccgcggcggtcggtGTTGCATGACGACAGTCAGTCAACAGCTGCTCGGTGGACGAAACGAACcaacgcgtcggcgtcggcagggTGGCTTGGTCGGTTCGCTGCTCAGGTCCATTGAGTACGGGcccccgaggtcgacaagtATAGTGGCCTACCTGTGTTCAGCCGTGCTTTGGATCCCTTGTCTGCCCTCTGAATGTCCATGGTTAGTAGTAAGCGTAAACGCCAACAGGGTGGGCCGATGAGAGTGGGGATTGGTTCTATCATGACACAGACGTGCGGTTTGGTTCCGTCGTTGAGCCTGTTGTTGTGGTGTCATCTGAGTTCCAGGTCCGGTGCGCTGTGTTAAGCAGTATCTCGCGTCACTATCTCTCAATCAGCTGGAACCGACGCACGACAAAAACGTTCTGTTCATTCGGAAGAAAAGTTGTACTGGATTTGGCTGCGCCAATCGTCGAAGAAGGTCGATTCTGAAAAATATTTGAATCCACGGGTCGAGTTGGATAGACCGGCCCGGTTCTTGAATAATTCGCTAGGTGGCAGACCTAGCCTTGCCCcagaagcggcggcggcgggcagcgttgccaccatcaccaccggGACCACCCTCACCACCCTTGCCGGCAgggtcgccatcgccaccctcgccaccggGGCCACCGTCACCACCGTCGCCGGCAATTCCGCACTTGCCAGCATCACCACCGTTACCGCCCTtaccgccaccaccaccgtcgccacccgcaccgccaccgccaccggaAGCACCGCCCTTACCGCCAGCACCTCCCTTGCCACCTGCACCACCCTtaccgccagcgccgcccttgGAGGGAGCACTGGCACTGGCCGTGCTTTCGCACTCTGCGGACGTCGAAGTGGAAGACGGCGAGCCGGTGAACGTCGTTTGACCAGTGGAGCTTGATTGACCGGTGGACGTAATGTGGCCACTGGAGGTCGAAGAATCCTCAGTGCTGGTTCCGCTGGTCAATTGAGTCGTTCCACTCGTCGATTGGGCGGTACCACTGGTGGACCAAGCCGTGCCACTCGTCGACTGCGCAGTGCCGCTCGTCGATTGACCAGTTccgctcgtcgactcgccAGTGCCTCTTGTCGATTCAGCAGTGCCGCCTGTAGACTGCGCCGTCCCCCTCGTCGATTGAGCCGTCACACTGGTCGAGTGAGTAGTGACACTAGTGCCACTTGTTGACTGAGCGGTGCCACTCGTCGTTTGGGCCGTGACGCTGGTCGATTGAGCCGTGCCACTGGTGGACTGGGCAGTGCCGCTAGTTGATTGCCCAGTACCGCTAGTGGACTGGGCAGTGCCGCTCGTTGATTGCCCAGTACCGCTAGTGGAATCAGCGGAGGTGCTGGTGCCGCTCGTCGAGTGGTCAGTGGCAGTCGTTGACTGAGCAGTACCACTCGTCGATTCAGCTGTACCGCTAGTGGACTGAGCTGTGCCACTCGTCGACTGAGCAGTGCCACTAGTGCCACTTGTTGACTGAGCAGTGCCACTCGTCGATTCAGCAGTGCCACTTGTGGACTGAGCAGTGCCACTCGTCGACTGAGCAGTGCCACTCGTTGACTGAGCAGTGCCACTCGTTGACTGAGCAG
This window encodes:
- the COL6A3 gene encoding Collagen alpha-3(VI) chain, which produces MNEFLPGTHVLFWDERTGPTFDPNGPIQGEDWFYYMLRDSDVYYTMVLVYQDDPNDTFLVGEHGYWDSSTSSGHITSTGQSSSTGQTTFTGSPSSTSTSAECESTASASAPSKGGAGGKGGAGGKGGAGGKGGASGGGGGAGGDGGGGGKGGNGGDAGKCGIAGDGGDGGPGGEGGDGDPAGKGGEGGPGGDGGNAARRRRFWGKARSAT